From a single Vitis vinifera cultivar Pinot Noir 40024 chromosome 18, ASM3070453v1 genomic region:
- the LOC100252707 gene encoding transcription factor bHLH80 isoform X2, which produces MQPTRGGEVNRLARFRSAPATWLDTLLEEEEGEEEDDDSLKPTQSLTQLLAGSGGPAGGSGGYIPASDPSMFDGAGAQGFLRQSSLPTEFLSQINSSEGYFSSFGIPAGFDYAASPAVDGSPTGKRARELESRSSSRKFSSQSKGEQSSRLTGSVASLLDVDMEKLLEDSVPCRVRAKRGCATHPRSIAERVRRTRISDRIRKLQELVPNMDKQTNTADMLEEAVEYVKFLQQKIQELSEHQKKCTCLARE; this is translated from the exons ATGCAACCGACACGTGGCGGTGAAGTCAATAGACTCGCCCGTTTCCGCTCAGCTCCGGCAACGTGGTTGGACACACTTctcgaagaagaagaaggagaagaagaggaCGACGATTCGTTGAAGCCGACCCAGTCACTGACTCAGCTGCTCGCTGGCTCCGGCGGTCCCGCCGGTGGGTCCGGAGGTTACATTCCTGCCTCGGATCCGAGCATGTTCGACGGCGCCGGTGCGCAAGGGTTTCTCCGGCAGAGCAGCTTGCCGACGGAGTTCCTCTCCCAGATCAATTCGTCGGAGGGCTATTTTTCGAGCTTTGGGATTCCAGCAGGGTTCGACTACGCGGCGTCGCCGGCAGTGGATGGCTCTCCGACAGGGAAGCGGGCGAGGGAGTTGGAATCGCGAAGTTCGTCTAGGAAATTTTCATCTCAGTCG AAAGGGGAGCAGAGTTCTCGATTAACCGGTAGCGTGGCAAGCTTACTGGATGTGGACATGGAAAAGCTTTTAGAGGATTCAGTACCCTGCAGGGTTCGGGCCAAGCGGGGTTGTGCTACACATCCTCGCAGCATTGCAGAAAGA gttcGGAGGACCCGAATCAGTGACAGAATAAGGAAACTTCAGGAACTTGTGCCCAATATGGATAAG CAAACAAACACTGCAGATATGCTAGAAGAGGCAGTAGAGTATGTCAAGTTTCTACAACAAAAAATTCAG GAACTGTCCGAGCATCAAAAAAAATGCACATGCTTAGCTAGAGAATAA
- the LOC100252707 gene encoding transcription factor bHLH80 isoform X1 — MQPTRGGEVNRLARFRSAPATWLDTLLEEEEGEEEDDDSLKPTQSLTQLLAGSGGPAGGSGGYIPASDPSMFDGAGAQGFLRQSSLPTEFLSQINSSEGYFSSFGIPAGFDYAASPAVDGSPTGKRARELESRSSSRKFSSQSKGEQSSRLTGSVASLLDVDMEKLLEDSVPCRVRAKRGCATHPRSIAERVRRTRISDRIRKLQELVPNMDKQTNTADMLEEAVEYVKFLQQKIQISYFHFFLSLIQKKLN; from the exons ATGCAACCGACACGTGGCGGTGAAGTCAATAGACTCGCCCGTTTCCGCTCAGCTCCGGCAACGTGGTTGGACACACTTctcgaagaagaagaaggagaagaagaggaCGACGATTCGTTGAAGCCGACCCAGTCACTGACTCAGCTGCTCGCTGGCTCCGGCGGTCCCGCCGGTGGGTCCGGAGGTTACATTCCTGCCTCGGATCCGAGCATGTTCGACGGCGCCGGTGCGCAAGGGTTTCTCCGGCAGAGCAGCTTGCCGACGGAGTTCCTCTCCCAGATCAATTCGTCGGAGGGCTATTTTTCGAGCTTTGGGATTCCAGCAGGGTTCGACTACGCGGCGTCGCCGGCAGTGGATGGCTCTCCGACAGGGAAGCGGGCGAGGGAGTTGGAATCGCGAAGTTCGTCTAGGAAATTTTCATCTCAGTCG AAAGGGGAGCAGAGTTCTCGATTAACCGGTAGCGTGGCAAGCTTACTGGATGTGGACATGGAAAAGCTTTTAGAGGATTCAGTACCCTGCAGGGTTCGGGCCAAGCGGGGTTGTGCTACACATCCTCGCAGCATTGCAGAAAGA gttcGGAGGACCCGAATCAGTGACAGAATAAGGAAACTTCAGGAACTTGTGCCCAATATGGATAAG CAAACAAACACTGCAGATATGCTAGAAGAGGCAGTAGAGTATGTCAAGTTTCTACAACAAAAAATTCAG ATTTCGTATTTCCATTTCTTTCTGTCTCTGAtccaaaagaaattaaattga